A region from the Flavobacterium enshiense genome encodes:
- a CDS encoding C1 family peptidase, which produces MKKIFVSAALLGLIFAANAQKYEFQTVTDLETLPVISQGQTGTCWSFSTSSFLESEIIRLTGKKIDLSEMYQVRNTYPKKAENYVMRQGKSQFGEGGLAHDVINSAADYGLVPNSVYSGLNGMSENHNHTEMVAVIESMLKTYVDNPAKKLSPSWKKAIDAMLDVYIGKNPSEFTFEGKKYTPQSFMAMAKINPKDYVTVTSFTHVPNYKSFILNIPDNFSNGSFYNLPLNEFMETIDNALAKGYTVELDCDVSEPTFSGKSGVAVIPASDEDAKIILTEIKAEKNITPEFRQQEFENLTTTDDHLMHIVGKMKDQKGNIYYKVKNSWGTDEKRVANGGYVYMSVAYMKLKAISVLVHKDALQKNTAKNLGV; this is translated from the coding sequence ATGAAAAAAATATTTGTTTCAGCCGCTTTATTAGGTTTGATTTTCGCCGCAAATGCTCAAAAATATGAATTCCAAACGGTTACTGATTTAGAAACGTTACCGGTTATCAGTCAGGGACAAACAGGAACCTGCTGGAGTTTTTCGACATCTTCATTTTTAGAATCAGAAATCATCCGTCTGACGGGGAAGAAAATCGATCTTTCGGAAATGTATCAGGTGCGAAACACCTATCCTAAAAAAGCAGAAAATTATGTGATGCGTCAAGGGAAATCGCAATTTGGCGAAGGAGGATTAGCACATGATGTTATTAATTCGGCAGCGGATTATGGTTTGGTTCCCAATTCAGTTTACAGCGGTTTGAATGGCATGTCCGAGAATCATAACCACACTGAAATGGTTGCCGTTATTGAAAGTATGCTGAAAACCTACGTAGACAATCCTGCAAAAAAACTATCGCCCAGCTGGAAAAAAGCAATCGATGCGATGTTGGATGTGTATATCGGGAAAAACCCTTCGGAATTTACTTTTGAAGGAAAAAAATACACGCCGCAAAGTTTCATGGCGATGGCAAAAATAAACCCGAAGGATTATGTAACGGTTACTTCGTTTACGCATGTTCCTAATTACAAATCATTCATTTTAAATATTCCGGACAATTTTTCAAATGGAAGTTTTTACAATCTTCCGTTAAATGAATTTATGGAAACTATCGATAATGCTTTGGCAAAAGGTTATACGGTTGAATTGGATTGCGACGTTAGCGAGCCTACTTTTTCAGGAAAAAGTGGAGTTGCAGTTATCCCTGCCAGTGATGAGGATGCTAAAATCATTTTAACTGAGATAAAAGCCGAGAAAAACATTACGCCTGAATTCCGTCAACAGGAATTTGAAAACTTAACCACTACTGACGATCATTTGATGCATATCGTTGGAAAAATGAAAGATCAAAAAGGCAACATTTACTATAAAGTAAAAAACTCCTGGGGAACGGATGAAAAACGAGTGGCCAACGGCGGTTATGTATATATGAGTGTCGCTTACATGAAATTGAAAGCAATTTCTGTCCTGGTACACAAGGATGCTTTACAGAAAAACACTGCAAAAAATTTAGGTGTTTAA
- a CDS encoding serine hydrolase domain-containing protein — translation MKISRYIPILSLFLFFSCNGKDGKKGNNQNDTVLLAEKYEVSFPKLDTRYTEKERAFVENFYNKHYNPKDFSGGFLVAKNGQIIYENYSGYAYKEKGDKITADKPIHIASVSKTLTAVCVLKLVDEGKIKLDNSVKNYLPSFPHKETTVRMLLNHRSGLRNYAYFTDDKGVWNKKQTLTNQDVLNLLATKPIGLESRPGTRFGYCNTNYALLALIIEKATNKKYSVAMNEMIFKPLGMKNTFVFDDLKKKDEVSQSYKNNYLRLAFEFLDQVYGDKNIYSTPRDLLKFETATYSDAFLSKKMKAEMFKGYSYETKGQRNYGLGIRMLEFETGQKYFFHNGWWHGNTSSLVTLRKENVTIIALSNKYTHKTYKTKKLAAHFGDYPFKFKEDIGAE, via the coding sequence ATGAAGATTTCAAGATATATCCCTATACTTTCACTTTTTTTATTTTTCAGTTGCAATGGAAAAGACGGAAAAAAAGGCAACAATCAAAATGACACTGTCCTTTTAGCCGAAAAATACGAAGTCAGTTTTCCAAAATTAGATACAAGATACACTGAAAAAGAAAGAGCCTTTGTAGAAAACTTCTACAACAAACACTATAATCCCAAAGATTTCAGTGGCGGATTTTTAGTTGCTAAAAACGGACAGATCATTTATGAGAACTACAGTGGTTATGCCTATAAAGAAAAAGGCGATAAAATCACTGCTGATAAACCTATTCACATTGCCTCGGTAAGTAAAACACTGACGGCCGTTTGTGTTTTAAAACTGGTTGACGAAGGCAAAATAAAACTGGATAACAGTGTAAAAAACTATCTTCCGAGTTTTCCTCACAAGGAAACAACTGTCCGCATGCTATTAAACCATCGAAGTGGCTTGCGTAACTATGCTTACTTTACAGATGATAAGGGCGTTTGGAACAAAAAACAAACATTGACCAATCAGGATGTTTTAAACCTTTTGGCTACGAAACCAATCGGATTGGAATCAAGACCAGGAACACGTTTTGGTTACTGCAACACTAATTATGCTTTATTGGCATTAATTATTGAAAAGGCAACCAACAAAAAATACTCTGTTGCGATGAACGAAATGATTTTCAAACCACTTGGGATGAAAAACACTTTTGTTTTTGACGATTTAAAAAAGAAAGACGAGGTTAGCCAATCGTACAAAAACAATTATTTACGACTAGCCTTTGAATTTTTGGATCAGGTATACGGAGATAAAAATATTTACTCTACGCCGAGAGACTTACTGAAATTTGAAACTGCTACGTATTCCGATGCATTCTTAAGCAAAAAAATGAAAGCCGAAATGTTCAAAGGTTACAGTTATGAAACCAAAGGACAACGCAATTACGGACTTGGAATCCGTATGCTGGAATTTGAAACCGGACAGAAATATTTCTTCCACAACGGCTGGTGGCACGGTAACACTTCTTCTTTAGTAACCTTACGAAAAGAAAATGTGACTATCATTGCACTTTCCAATAAATACACACACAAAACGTATAAGACCAAAAAACTGGCTGCTCATTTTGGTGATTATCCTTTTAAATTTAAAGAAGATATTGGTGCAGAATAA
- a CDS encoding PH domain-containing protein, with the protein MSSSDFNHPQRQSLIGVLVMFADTLRKIVRALWPLLVVWLFKFNEMNKLYLGLGVIVVVSVVGIIAYLQYLNFTFHIDEENDEFIIHEGVLNKSKIAIQLHKIQQVNISQSFVQKIIGVHALDIDTAGSTKKEVSIRAISHDLAVALRTKLLSEVSSVSEVTTLLESVNEETEKPFIAISFLSLVKIGITSNYVRSFGLLTAFFFTVYENVQNVARNSHALDQMDAEIESYINRNMALYSATILIGIVFFAILVINLFRTIIKYFDFKITKKSRSLLLSYGLLSTKNTIIKPNKVQIVALSQNWLQKKMDVLSLKIKQASGSETEKENRKSAIEIPGCDEVEREAILKLLFGQIPEKGVMLKPNIRKLLFPSFFLIILPVSIVFGYGFIIDNKVFDYILILPFYLAFVGLLLYFGFRNYRLFINQQYIIRQSGAWDVDNEIIEPHKIQAIKVSQFFWHKRANVGSVTITTAGGDLSFYLGNFSKIKELVNTWLYQVETTKENWM; encoded by the coding sequence ATGAGTAGTTCCGACTTTAATCACCCGCAAAGACAATCCTTAATTGGTGTTTTGGTAATGTTTGCCGATACACTCCGAAAGATAGTCCGCGCTTTGTGGCCTCTTTTGGTGGTTTGGTTATTTAAGTTCAACGAAATGAACAAACTGTATTTGGGCTTAGGGGTTATCGTAGTAGTTTCGGTAGTAGGGATTATTGCCTATCTGCAGTACCTCAATTTTACTTTCCACATAGATGAAGAAAACGACGAATTCATTATTCATGAAGGGGTTTTGAATAAGTCTAAAATAGCGATCCAACTGCATAAAATCCAGCAGGTAAATATCAGTCAGTCCTTTGTTCAGAAGATTATCGGCGTCCATGCATTAGATATCGACACTGCCGGAAGTACTAAAAAGGAAGTTTCCATTCGCGCTATTTCACATGATCTTGCCGTTGCTTTAAGAACAAAATTGCTTAGTGAGGTCAGCAGCGTTTCCGAAGTCACGACATTATTGGAATCTGTTAATGAAGAAACCGAAAAACCTTTCATTGCGATAAGTTTTTTGAGTCTGGTAAAAATCGGAATCACGTCCAATTATGTTCGAAGTTTCGGTTTATTGACGGCTTTTTTCTTTACGGTTTACGAAAATGTTCAGAACGTGGCCCGCAATTCCCACGCACTGGATCAAATGGATGCTGAAATTGAAAGCTACATTAATAGGAATATGGCATTGTATTCGGCAACGATATTAATTGGCATCGTATTTTTTGCAATTCTTGTCATCAATCTGTTTCGTACGATTATTAAATATTTCGATTTTAAAATCACAAAAAAAAGCCGCTCTTTATTGCTTTCGTACGGTCTGTTATCTACTAAAAACACCATCATAAAACCGAATAAGGTTCAAATTGTGGCATTGAGTCAGAACTGGCTCCAAAAGAAAATGGATGTGCTGAGCTTAAAAATCAAGCAGGCATCGGGCAGTGAAACGGAAAAAGAAAACAGGAAATCAGCCATCGAAATTCCGGGCTGTGATGAGGTTGAAAGAGAAGCCATTCTGAAGCTTTTATTTGGACAAATTCCGGAAAAAGGAGTGATGTTAAAACCCAATATCCGAAAATTATTGTTTCCGTCCTTCTTTTTGATTATCCTGCCGGTTTCCATAGTTTTTGGTTACGGATTTATCATAGACAATAAAGTGTTTGATTATATTTTAATCCTGCCTTTTTATCTGGCCTTTGTCGGATTGTTGCTTTACTTCGGATTCAGGAATTACCGTTTGTTTATAAATCAGCAGTACATTATCAGACAAAGCGGTGCTTGGGATGTCGACAACGAAATAATTGAGCCTCACAAGATTCAGGCTATAAAAGTCAGTCAGTTTTTCTGGCATAAACGCGCCAATGTAGGAAGCGTTACCATCACAACTGCTGGCGGGGATTTGTCCTTTTACTTAGGGAATTTTTCCAAAATTAAAGAACTGGTGAACACGTGGCTGTATCAGGTGGAAACCACAAAGGAAAACTGGATGTGA
- a CDS encoding 1,4-dihydroxy-2-naphthoyl-CoA synthase, whose translation MSAINWKTVKEFEDITYKKCDGVARIAFNRPDIRNAFRPKTTKELLEAFHDAHEDTSIGVVLLSAEGPSSKDGIWSFCSGGDQKARGYQGYVGDDGYHRLNILEVQRLIRFMPKVVIAVVPGWAVGGGHSLHVVCDLTLASKEHAIFKQTDADVTSFDGGYGSAYLAKMVGQKKAREIFFLGRNYSAQDAYEMGMVNAVIPHAELEDTAYQWAQEILEKSPISIKMLKFAMNLTDDGMVGQQVFAGEATRLAYMSDEAIEGRNAFLEKRKPNFEKKYIP comes from the coding sequence ATGAGTGCAATTAACTGGAAGACAGTAAAAGAATTTGAAGATATAACCTATAAGAAATGCGACGGGGTGGCAAGAATTGCTTTTAACCGCCCGGATATCCGCAATGCGTTCCGACCAAAAACAACGAAAGAACTTTTAGAGGCATTCCACGATGCGCATGAAGATACTTCTATCGGAGTGGTTTTGCTTTCGGCAGAAGGACCTTCGTCTAAAGATGGCATCTGGTCATTCTGCAGTGGTGGAGACCAAAAAGCGCGTGGTTATCAGGGTTATGTAGGAGATGATGGTTATCACCGATTAAACATTCTGGAAGTACAGCGCCTGATTCGTTTTATGCCGAAAGTGGTTATTGCCGTTGTTCCGGGTTGGGCTGTTGGAGGCGGACACAGTTTGCATGTGGTTTGCGATTTGACGCTGGCAAGTAAGGAACACGCTATTTTCAAACAAACCGATGCTGATGTAACCAGTTTCGACGGAGGCTATGGATCGGCTTACCTTGCAAAAATGGTCGGACAGAAAAAAGCCCGTGAAATTTTCTTTTTAGGCAGAAATTATTCTGCTCAGGACGCTTACGAAATGGGAATGGTAAATGCTGTTATTCCTCATGCTGAATTGGAAGATACAGCGTATCAGTGGGCACAGGAAATCCTTGAAAAATCGCCTATTTCCATCAAAATGCTGAAATTCGCCATGAACCTTACCGACGACGGTATGGTAGGTCAGCAGGTTTTCGCCGGTGAAGCTACTCGTTTAGCTTATATGTCGGATGAAGCAATCGAAGGTCGTAATGCGTTCCTTGAAAAACGCAAACCTAATTTTGAGAAGAAATACATTCCTTAA
- a CDS encoding PH domain-containing protein, with protein MNFTNETINITELPKFEEVSFLPLHKDYWKIILIGNFIFLSVMSLGLGIFLFFNEKAQGYWYLFYAAAFLLFLLSVGFGKLSFKKRGFAFRQHDVLYKSGVIAETTTIIPYSRVQHVALHEGFIARQFGLASIQIFTAGGGDSDIEIPGIEKDRAQNIKQLLMSKLTSDMTNTAVENE; from the coding sequence TTGAATTTTACCAACGAAACCATAAATATCACGGAACTTCCCAAATTTGAGGAAGTTTCGTTTTTACCGCTGCATAAGGATTATTGGAAAATCATCCTTATCGGTAATTTCATTTTCCTTTCGGTGATGAGCCTGGGGCTGGGAATCTTTTTGTTTTTTAATGAAAAAGCCCAGGGATACTGGTATTTGTTTTACGCTGCTGCCTTTCTTTTGTTTTTACTTTCTGTCGGATTCGGTAAGCTTAGTTTTAAAAAACGAGGCTTTGCTTTTCGCCAGCATGATGTATTGTACAAAAGCGGAGTAATTGCAGAAACGACGACGATTATTCCTTACAGCCGTGTACAGCACGTTGCTTTGCATGAAGGTTTCATAGCGCGTCAGTTCGGTTTAGCATCAATCCAGATTTTTACTGCAGGCGGTGGTGACAGCGATATCGAAATTCCCGGAATCGAAAAAGACAGGGCACAAAACATCAAGCAATTACTGATGTCAAAACTAACCTCTGACATGACTAATACTGCTGTTGAGAATGAGTAG
- a CDS encoding metal-dependent hydrolase, whose product MKITFYGHACIGIEVSGKHILVDPFITGNPKASHIDINILKADYILVTHAHQDHVLDVEAIAKRTKATIVSNYEIATHFGHKGLNYHPMNHGGSWKFDFGTVKYVNAIHTSSFADGSYGGQPGGFVIEGEHKNIYIAGDTALTMDMKLIPMRTKLDLAILPIGDNFTMSVDDAIIASDFLECDKVLGYHYDTFGFIVINHEESIKKFFDKGKDLMLLEIGEAIEL is encoded by the coding sequence ATGAAAATTACATTTTACGGTCACGCCTGTATCGGAATTGAAGTAAGCGGCAAGCACATCTTAGTCGATCCTTTTATCACAGGAAACCCAAAAGCGTCTCATATCGATATCAATATTTTAAAAGCCGACTATATTTTAGTTACTCACGCGCATCAGGACCATGTGTTGGATGTGGAAGCAATTGCGAAAAGAACCAAGGCTACTATCGTTTCCAATTATGAAATCGCTACGCATTTCGGTCACAAAGGTTTGAATTACCATCCGATGAATCACGGCGGAAGCTGGAAATTCGATTTCGGAACCGTAAAATACGTAAATGCCATCCACACCAGTTCCTTTGCAGACGGAAGTTACGGAGGTCAACCTGGCGGATTCGTAATCGAAGGCGAACACAAAAATATTTATATCGCTGGCGATACGGCACTTACAATGGATATGAAATTGATTCCGATGCGCACCAAACTTGATTTGGCCATTCTTCCAATCGGCGATAATTTCACTATGAGTGTTGACGATGCCATTATCGCTTCCGATTTTCTGGAATGCGATAAGGTTTTGGGCTATCACTATGACACCTTCGGATTTATCGTAATCAACCACGAGGAATCAATCAAAAAATTCTTCGACAAAGGCAAAGACCTGATGCTTTTGGAAATAGGAGAAGCAATCGAATTATAA
- the menA gene encoding 1,4-dihydroxy-2-naphthoate octaprenyltransferase — protein sequence MKKWIQAARLRTLPLSVSGIIVGSAYAYFQGFENLLIIVFALLTTLGFQVLSNFANDYGDGVKGTDNENRVGPQRAIQSGAISVDQMKKAIIITAVLSLISAVTLIYISFGKENFGYSLLFFFLGIASIIAAIKYTVGKGAYGYSGFGDVFVFIFFGLVSVLGSNFLFTKQFDWILILPAVAVGLLSVAVLNLNNMRDIENDRNSGKKTIVVKMGLQTAKYYHYTIVVMAVLATVVFSFLVEISYFAALFIAILMFRHLKTVQTAKTYTDFDPELKKVALGTFALAILLSLTLVFFY from the coding sequence ATGAAAAAATGGATACAGGCCGCAAGGCTTAGAACGTTGCCGTTATCGGTTTCGGGAATAATTGTAGGAAGTGCTTATGCTTATTTTCAGGGGTTTGAAAATTTGCTGATTATTGTTTTTGCTTTGTTAACAACTTTAGGATTTCAGGTGCTTTCCAATTTTGCCAACGATTATGGCGATGGCGTAAAAGGAACAGACAATGAAAACAGGGTAGGGCCACAGCGAGCCATTCAAAGCGGAGCCATTTCGGTGGATCAAATGAAAAAGGCAATCATTATTACAGCAGTTTTGTCGCTGATTTCAGCAGTGACGCTGATTTACATTTCCTTCGGAAAAGAAAATTTCGGTTATTCGTTGTTGTTTTTCTTTTTGGGAATCGCTTCAATAATCGCAGCCATTAAATATACAGTTGGAAAAGGTGCTTACGGTTACAGCGGATTCGGAGATGTTTTCGTTTTTATTTTCTTCGGATTGGTAAGTGTATTGGGTTCTAACTTCCTTTTCACAAAACAATTTGACTGGATTCTTATTTTACCGGCCGTTGCTGTCGGTTTGCTGAGTGTGGCGGTTTTAAACCTGAACAACATGCGCGACATCGAAAACGACAGAAACTCGGGAAAGAAAACGATAGTGGTAAAAATGGGATTGCAGACTGCGAAATACTATCATTACACAATAGTGGTTATGGCAGTTTTAGCAACCGTTGTTTTTTCTTTTTTGGTTGAAATAAGCTATTTCGCGGCTTTGTTTATTGCCATTTTGATGTTCCGACATTTGAAAACGGTTCAGACGGCAAAAACGTACACCGATTTTGATCCGGAACTGAAAAAAGTAGCTCTTGGAACATTTGCTTTGGCAATTCTCCTTTCATTAACTTTGGTATTCTTCTACTAA
- a CDS encoding o-succinylbenzoate synthase codes for MKASYQKYVLNFKRPAGTSRGILDEKETWFIILEKEGKKGIGECGILRTLSVDDRPDYEEKLKWVCQNIDLGKDKLWEAMMEFPSIQFGIEQAFLSLEAENPFLLFPSAFTKSEKSIFINGLVWMGDEVFMKQQIDEKLASGFKCIKLKIGAIDFQKELDLLRFIRSNFDAQTIEIRVDANGAFSSDDALDKLNQLSEFELHSIEQPIAKNNTDRMAELCKSTPFPIALDEELIGVFSLEEKEALLKKIKPQYIILKPSLVGGFRGTQEWITLAEKYKIGWWITSALESNIGLNAIAQWTYTLQNPMPQGLGTGALYTNNFDCPLEVKNGQLWNEKHKNWDTSKLNF; via the coding sequence ATCAAAGCTAGTTATCAAAAATACGTCCTTAATTTCAAACGTCCAGCCGGAACGTCACGAGGGATTCTTGACGAAAAAGAAACCTGGTTTATAATTCTTGAAAAAGAAGGAAAAAAGGGAATAGGCGAGTGTGGCATCCTGCGAACGCTTAGTGTTGACGACCGACCGGATTATGAAGAAAAACTAAAATGGGTTTGCCAAAACATCGATTTGGGAAAAGACAAACTTTGGGAAGCCATGATGGAATTCCCGTCTATACAATTCGGAATCGAACAGGCTTTTTTGTCGCTAGAGGCTGAAAATCCGTTTTTGTTATTCCCGTCTGCATTTACCAAAAGTGAAAAAAGTATTTTCATAAACGGCTTGGTTTGGATGGGCGATGAGGTGTTCATGAAGCAGCAAATCGATGAAAAACTAGCCAGCGGATTCAAGTGCATAAAACTCAAAATAGGAGCCATAGATTTCCAGAAAGAACTTGATTTATTGCGTTTTATCCGAAGTAATTTTGATGCCCAAACCATTGAAATCAGGGTAGATGCTAATGGTGCTTTTTCTTCAGATGACGCTTTAGATAAATTGAATCAGTTATCTGAGTTTGAGTTACATAGTATAGAGCAGCCTATCGCTAAAAACAACACTGACAGGATGGCAGAGCTATGCAAATCGACACCTTTTCCTATCGCCTTGGATGAAGAGCTGATTGGCGTGTTTTCTTTGGAAGAAAAAGAAGCGTTACTCAAAAAAATTAAACCGCAATACATCATATTAAAGCCGAGTTTAGTGGGCGGATTCCGTGGCACACAAGAGTGGATTACTTTAGCCGAAAAATATAAAATCGGCTGGTGGATCACTTCCGCTCTGGAAAGTAACATTGGGTTAAATGCCATCGCGCAATGGACATATACACTTCAAAATCCGATGCCACAAGGCTTAGGAACCGGCGCTCTTTATACCAATAATTTTGATTGCCCGCTGGAGGTCAAAAACGGACAACTCTGGAACGAAAAGCATAAAAATTGGGATACCTCAAAATTGAATTTTTGA
- the ygiD gene encoding 4,5-DOPA dioxygenase extradiol — protein sequence MKRDEFIKTIIGGAAMATLQPFYNWTKELSEEDTKLPVLFIGHGSPMNGIEDNQFSQTWRAMGQKIEKPKAVLVISAHWLTRGTHITAMNQPKTIHDFGGFPQELFEVQYPAPGNPELALATKQLITKTDVGLDHDWGLDHGTWTVVRHMYPDADIPVLQLSIDYSKPAEYHYELAKQLASLRKKGVLIIGSGNMVHNLRMVAWDKLNEPEYGFDWATEMNTIFKSKIADGNHKALIDYETLHKAAKLAIPTPDHYYPMLYSLALQDNNDGISFFNDKAVGGSLTMTSVKIG from the coding sequence ATGAAAAGAGATGAGTTTATAAAAACAATAATAGGAGGAGCGGCTATGGCAACGTTACAACCATTTTATAATTGGACAAAAGAGTTAAGCGAAGAAGATACAAAACTTCCGGTTTTGTTTATTGGTCACGGTTCTCCGATGAACGGAATCGAAGACAATCAGTTTTCGCAAACCTGGAGAGCAATGGGGCAGAAAATTGAGAAACCAAAGGCGGTTTTGGTGATTTCGGCGCATTGGTTAACTAGGGGAACTCATATTACAGCCATGAACCAGCCTAAGACGATTCATGATTTCGGTGGGTTTCCTCAGGAGCTTTTCGAGGTACAATATCCGGCACCCGGAAATCCGGAACTGGCTCTGGCAACAAAACAATTAATTACAAAAACCGATGTTGGTTTAGATCATGATTGGGGTTTGGACCACGGGACATGGACTGTAGTTCGTCATATGTACCCTGATGCGGATATTCCGGTATTGCAACTAAGTATCGATTACAGCAAGCCCGCGGAATATCATTATGAATTGGCAAAACAATTGGCATCGCTTCGCAAAAAAGGAGTGTTGATCATAGGAAGCGGAAACATGGTACACAATCTGAGAATGGTGGCTTGGGACAAGTTGAACGAACCCGAATATGGTTTTGACTGGGCAACTGAAATGAATACGATTTTCAAAAGTAAAATTGCCGACGGAAATCACAAAGCCTTAATCGACTATGAGACTTTGCACAAAGCGGCAAAATTGGCGATTCCAACCCCAGATCATTATTATCCGATGCTGTATTCATTAGCGTTGCAGGATAATAATGACGGTATCAGTTTCTTTAACGATAAAGCCGTTGGTGGCTCGCTTACAATGACTTCGGTAAAAATAGGTTAA
- a CDS encoding CvfB family protein, which produces MIEIGKYNTLTILRDTKVGLFLGNPEADPEGIHDILLPNKYVPNDFKIGDEIAVFVYLDHEERPVATTLEPYIFLNEFALLRVNYTNKFGAFMNWGMEKDLFVPFKEQARPMEQGKRYLVYMYLDEKTKRLVGSSKTNQFLDNKDITVNVGDEVDLIVSHITEVGINVIINEKHKGLLYTNEVFEDLRTGDRIVGFIKTIRPDGKIDVSRQPFGMERIDASAQAILDELKASRGFLRLNDDSHPEDIKTVLKMSKKTFKKAIGTLYKQKLIDIKEDGIYLL; this is translated from the coding sequence ATGATTGAAATAGGAAAATACAATACGCTTACAATATTAAGAGATACGAAGGTTGGTTTGTTTCTTGGTAACCCTGAAGCCGACCCTGAAGGCATTCACGACATACTGCTGCCAAACAAATACGTTCCCAACGATTTTAAAATTGGTGATGAAATTGCGGTTTTTGTTTACCTCGATCATGAGGAACGTCCTGTTGCCACTACATTGGAACCGTATATTTTCCTTAATGAATTCGCTTTGCTTAGGGTGAATTACACCAATAAATTCGGTGCCTTCATGAATTGGGGAATGGAAAAGGATTTGTTCGTCCCATTCAAAGAGCAGGCACGTCCGATGGAGCAGGGGAAACGCTATTTGGTGTACATGTATTTGGACGAAAAGACCAAACGGCTGGTCGGTTCCAGTAAAACCAATCAATTCCTCGACAATAAAGATATTACAGTTAACGTAGGCGATGAGGTTGATTTGATTGTTTCTCATATCACGGAAGTCGGAATCAATGTAATCATCAACGAAAAACACAAAGGACTTTTATATACGAACGAAGTTTTTGAAGATTTACGCACCGGTGACCGAATTGTAGGATTCATAAAAACTATCCGCCCTGATGGTAAAATAGATGTATCCCGCCAGCCTTTCGGTATGGAGCGCATCGATGCTTCTGCCCAAGCCATTCTGGATGAATTGAAAGCCAGCCGCGGTTTTCTTCGTTTAAACGATGATTCCCATCCGGAAGATATCAAAACGGTGCTAAAAATGAGCAAAAAAACGTTTAAGAAAGCCATCGGAACGCTTTACAAACAAAAACTCATTGATATTAAGGAAGACGGTATCTACTTGTTGTAA